The proteins below are encoded in one region of Brevundimonas fontaquae:
- a CDS encoding LysR family transcriptional regulator → MYDWDDLRIFIAAARAGSLGGAAQRLGVDAATVGRRVARLESALKSTLIVRSTTGLQLTAAGAQLLDIGLEAESAMEAAGRVTQPDAPAGVVRVSASEGFGVTLMAPALPALRLAHPGLRIELAATSGFLSPTRREVDMAITLAAPHAARLIVEPLTPYQLALYASPDHLHRNGVPKTVEDLSRFDIVGYIDDLIYAPELHYLDEVQPGLAPHVASSSIRAQREIIAAGGGVGVLPCFLAEGLVRVLPSILIERRFWLATHRDVHDTARLRTVRSWLKTLCQEQQSSLRPY, encoded by the coding sequence ATGTATGACTGGGACGATCTTCGCATCTTCATCGCTGCGGCGCGCGCCGGCTCGCTGGGCGGCGCAGCGCAGCGGTTGGGCGTCGACGCCGCCACGGTCGGGCGTCGGGTCGCCCGGCTGGAAAGCGCGCTGAAATCCACCCTGATCGTCCGCTCGACCACCGGGCTTCAGCTGACCGCGGCCGGTGCCCAGCTGCTCGATATCGGTCTGGAGGCCGAAAGCGCGATGGAGGCCGCCGGCCGTGTGACCCAGCCGGACGCGCCCGCCGGCGTCGTGCGCGTCAGTGCGTCAGAGGGGTTTGGCGTCACGCTGATGGCCCCCGCCCTGCCCGCGCTGCGTCTGGCCCATCCGGGTCTAAGGATCGAACTGGCGGCCACCTCCGGCTTCCTGTCGCCGACGCGCCGAGAGGTCGACATGGCGATCACCTTGGCCGCGCCGCATGCCGCACGCCTGATCGTCGAGCCGCTGACGCCGTATCAGCTGGCCCTCTACGCCTCGCCCGATCACCTTCACCGCAACGGCGTTCCGAAGACCGTCGAAGACCTGAGCCGCTTCGACATCGTCGGCTATATCGACGATCTGATCTATGCACCGGAGTTGCACTATCTGGACGAGGTCCAGCCAGGCCTAGCGCCCCACGTCGCCTCGTCTTCGATCCGGGCGCAGCGGGAGATCATCGCCGCCGGGGGCGGTGTCGGCGTCCTGCCGTGCTTCCTGGCCGAGGGTCTGGTGCGCGTGCTGCCGTCGATCCTGATCGAGCGCCGCTTCTGGCTGGCCACCCACCGCGATGTCCATGACACCGCGCGTCTGCGCACCGTGCGTTCGTGGCTGAAGACCCTGTGCCAGGAACAACAGTCCAGCTTGAGGCCGTATTAA
- a CDS encoding CoA-acylating methylmalonate-semialdehyde dehydrogenase, with protein MRDIRHFIDGAAFDGASGRFSDVFNPNTGDAQARVQLATTGEVDRAVQAAQNAFDGWASTNPQRRARVMFDFKRLVEARMDELAELLSSEHGKVIADSKGDIQRGLEVIEFACGIPHALKGEYTQGAGPGIDVYSMRQPLGVVAGITPFNFPAMIPMWMFGVAIAVGNTFVLKPSERDPSVPVRLAELMLEAGAPNGVLNVVHGDKTAVDAILTHPLVHAVSFVGSSDIAHYVYQTGAANHKRVQAMGGAKNHGIVLPDADMDQVIKDLSGAAYGSAGERCMALPVVVPVGKKTADELRERMVAEIPSMRVGVSTDAGAHYGPVVTAQHRDRIAGWIEKGVQEGAELVVDGRDFSLQGHEKGYFIGPSLFDHVKPEMSSYQEEIFGPVLQIVRAETFEEALSLPSNHQYGNGVAIFTQNGRAARDFAARVNVGMVGINVPIPVPVAYHTFGGWKRSAFGDINQHGMEGVRFWTKTKTVTARWPDSELEHADSSFVIPTMR; from the coding sequence ATGCGCGACATTCGCCACTTCATCGACGGTGCGGCTTTCGACGGCGCGTCCGGACGCTTCAGCGACGTGTTCAATCCCAACACCGGGGATGCGCAGGCTCGCGTCCAACTGGCGACGACGGGCGAGGTCGATCGTGCGGTCCAGGCGGCGCAGAACGCCTTTGACGGTTGGGCTTCGACCAATCCCCAGCGCCGCGCCCGCGTGATGTTCGACTTCAAACGCCTGGTCGAGGCGCGGATGGACGAACTGGCCGAACTGCTGTCCAGCGAGCACGGCAAGGTCATCGCCGACTCCAAGGGCGACATCCAGCGCGGCCTGGAAGTGATTGAGTTCGCCTGCGGCATCCCGCACGCGCTGAAGGGCGAATACACCCAAGGCGCCGGCCCCGGCATCGACGTCTATTCGATGCGCCAGCCGCTGGGCGTGGTGGCGGGCATCACCCCGTTCAACTTCCCGGCCATGATCCCGATGTGGATGTTCGGCGTGGCCATCGCGGTGGGCAACACCTTCGTGCTGAAGCCGTCCGAGCGTGATCCGTCGGTGCCGGTGCGTCTGGCCGAACTGATGCTGGAAGCCGGTGCGCCGAATGGCGTGCTGAACGTGGTGCACGGCGACAAGACGGCGGTCGACGCCATCCTGACCCATCCGCTGGTTCACGCCGTCAGCTTCGTCGGTTCGTCCGACATCGCCCACTATGTCTATCAGACGGGCGCCGCCAACCATAAGCGCGTCCAGGCCATGGGCGGGGCCAAGAACCACGGCATCGTCCTGCCCGACGCCGATATGGATCAGGTCATCAAGGATCTGTCGGGCGCGGCCTATGGCTCGGCGGGCGAACGCTGCATGGCCCTGCCGGTCGTGGTGCCGGTCGGCAAGAAGACGGCGGACGAACTGCGTGAGCGGATGGTCGCCGAGATCCCGTCGATGCGGGTCGGCGTCTCGACAGACGCGGGCGCCCACTACGGCCCCGTCGTCACCGCCCAGCACCGTGATCGCATCGCCGGCTGGATCGAGAAGGGCGTGCAGGAAGGCGCCGAACTGGTCGTGGACGGCCGCGACTTCAGCCTGCAGGGCCACGAGAAGGGATACTTCATCGGCCCGTCGTTGTTCGACCATGTGAAGCCGGAGATGTCGTCCTATCAGGAGGAAATCTTCGGTCCCGTCCTGCAGATCGTGCGCGCCGAGACGTTTGAGGAAGCCCTGTCCCTGCCGTCGAACCACCAGTACGGCAACGGCGTCGCCATCTTCACCCAGAACGGCCGCGCGGCGCGCGACTTCGCCGCCCGGGTCAATGTCGGCATGGTCGGCATCAATGTGCCGATCCCGGTGCCGGTCGCCTATCACACCTTCGGCGGCTGGAAGCGGTCGGCCTTTGGCGACATCAACCAGCACGGCATGGAGGGCGTCCGCTTCTGGACCAAGACCAAGACCGTGACGGCCCGCTGGCCGGACAGCGAGTTGGAACACGCGGATTCGTCGTTCGTCATTCCGACGATGCGCTGA
- a CDS encoding isobutyryl-CoA dehydrogenase, giving the protein MDFALTDDQRAIQDAARAFSDAELAPHSARWDEDKHFPVNVMRQAAEMGFCGIYTSEEHGGMALGRVEAALIFEELSRGDVATAAFISIHNMATSMIDRFGSDDLRGRFVPSLVTMDRIASYCLTEPGSGSDAAALRTTAVRDGDHFVLNGSKAFISGAGTSDVYVVMVRTGGEGPKGVSAIVVEAGTPGLSFGAQEKKMGWNAQPTAIVQFDDCRVPVANLLGEEGAGFRYAMAGLDGGRLNIAACSLGGARLALETAQAYVATRKQFGKPLAEFQALQFRLADMATGLEAARLMVLRGAWAIDNDHPEKTKWCAMAKRLATDACFQIADEALQLHGGYGYLKDYPLERIVRDLRVHRILEGTNEIMRVIIAREMTK; this is encoded by the coding sequence ATGGATTTCGCCCTTACCGACGACCAGCGCGCCATTCAGGACGCGGCGCGCGCCTTTTCCGACGCCGAACTGGCGCCGCACTCGGCCCGCTGGGACGAGGATAAGCATTTCCCTGTCAATGTGATGAGACAGGCGGCCGAGATGGGCTTCTGCGGCATCTACACCAGCGAGGAACACGGCGGCATGGCCTTGGGGCGGGTCGAGGCGGCCTTGATCTTTGAAGAGCTTTCGCGCGGCGACGTGGCGACGGCGGCCTTCATCTCGATTCATAATATGGCGACGTCCATGATCGACCGCTTCGGGTCTGACGATCTGCGTGGACGGTTCGTGCCCTCGCTGGTGACGATGGACAGGATCGCCTCCTACTGCCTGACCGAGCCGGGCTCGGGCTCCGACGCGGCGGCGCTGCGGACCACGGCGGTGCGGGACGGCGACCATTTCGTGCTGAACGGGTCCAAGGCCTTCATCTCCGGCGCGGGCACATCGGATGTCTATGTCGTCATGGTCCGTACCGGCGGGGAGGGGCCGAAGGGCGTCAGCGCCATCGTGGTCGAGGCCGGGACGCCCGGTCTGTCGTTCGGCGCGCAGGAAAAGAAGATGGGCTGGAACGCCCAGCCGACCGCCATCGTCCAGTTCGACGACTGCCGCGTGCCGGTCGCCAATCTGCTGGGCGAAGAGGGGGCGGGCTTCCGCTACGCCATGGCCGGGCTGGACGGCGGGCGGCTGAACATCGCCGCCTGCTCGCTGGGCGGGGCGCGTCTGGCGCTGGAGACGGCGCAAGCCTACGTCGCCACGCGCAAACAGTTCGGCAAACCGCTGGCCGAGTTTCAGGCGCTGCAGTTCCGCCTGGCCGATATGGCGACGGGTCTGGAGGCGGCGCGGCTGATGGTGCTGCGCGGCGCCTGGGCCATCGACAACGACCACCCGGAAAAGACCAAATGGTGCGCCATGGCCAAGCGCCTGGCCACCGACGCCTGTTTCCAGATCGCCGACGAGGCCCTGCAACTGCACGGCGGATATGGCTATCTGAAGGACTATCCGCTGGAACGGATCGTGCGCGACCTGCGGGTCCACCGCATCCTGGAAGGCACGAACGAGATCATGCGGGTGATCATCGCGCGGGAGATGACCAAGTGA
- a CDS encoding enoyl-CoA hydratase/isomerase family protein, with the protein MSEAEVITRIENGVGRITLNRPKAIHALNRTMCEAMTEALLAWRGDAAVQSVLIDHAGERGFCAGGDIRMIAESGAGDASEAKAFFLAEYRLNHLMFDYPKPIIAIVDGIVMGGGVGISEPADIRVATERTTYAMPETGIGLFPDVGGGWFLPRLPGQTGVWLALTGARLKATDTVALGIHTHFVPADRVEALKADLMGEAADPSSVVARHAGDAGPAPLSAHREAIDRLFAFDTVEEIFQALEADGSDWALKQLETLKSKSPQSLKVSLRQIRTGATLNSFADNMAMEYALGGRVVRTHDFQEGVRAVIVDKDNAPKWSPADLSGVPDETLDALFAPLPDNEKWTPLA; encoded by the coding sequence GTGAGCGAGGCCGAAGTCATCACCCGCATCGAAAACGGTGTCGGCCGCATCACCCTGAACCGACCCAAGGCGATCCACGCGCTGAACCGGACGATGTGCGAGGCGATGACTGAGGCGCTGCTGGCCTGGCGCGGCGACGCGGCCGTTCAGTCCGTGCTGATCGACCACGCCGGCGAGCGGGGCTTCTGCGCGGGCGGCGACATTCGCATGATCGCCGAAAGCGGTGCGGGCGATGCGTCGGAGGCCAAGGCCTTCTTCCTGGCCGAGTATAGGTTGAACCACCTGATGTTCGACTATCCCAAGCCGATCATCGCCATCGTGGACGGCATCGTCATGGGCGGCGGGGTTGGCATTTCCGAGCCGGCCGACATTCGTGTGGCGACCGAGCGCACCACCTACGCCATGCCCGAGACCGGGATTGGCCTGTTCCCAGACGTGGGCGGTGGCTGGTTCCTGCCGCGCCTGCCGGGCCAGACCGGCGTCTGGCTGGCGCTGACAGGCGCGCGGCTGAAGGCGACGGATACGGTGGCGCTCGGCATCCACACGCACTTTGTGCCCGCAGATCGCGTCGAGGCGTTGAAGGCCGATCTGATGGGCGAGGCCGCAGATCCGTCGTCGGTCGTGGCGCGCCACGCCGGGGACGCGGGGCCTGCACCGCTGTCGGCCCACCGCGAGGCCATCGACCGGCTGTTCGCCTTCGACACGGTTGAAGAGATTTTCCAGGCGCTTGAGGCGGACGGCTCTGACTGGGCGCTGAAGCAACTGGAAACCCTGAAATCCAAGTCGCCGCAATCGCTGAAGGTCTCGCTGCGCCAGATCCGCACGGGCGCGACGCTGAACAGCTTCGCCGACAATATGGCGATGGAATACGCTTTGGGCGGCCGCGTTGTACGCACCCACGACTTCCAGGAAGGCGTGCGGGCCGTGATTGTGGACAAGGATAATGCGCCGAAATGGTCACCGGCGGACCTGTCGGGCGTTCCCGACGAGACGCTGGATGCGCTGTTCGCGCCGTTGCCGGACAATGAAAAATGGACGCCGCTGGCCTGA
- the mmsB gene encoding 3-hydroxyisobutyrate dehydrogenase: MTKIAFIGLGNMGGGMAANQAKAGHAVAAFDLSAQALERAVAAGCVAAGSVAEAVKNAEVVITMLPAGPHVLKVYSEQIIGAAPSTALLLDCSTIDVETARKVAGLAKSAGYAFADAPVSGGTAAADAGTLAFMVGCDEGDFARVEAALEPMSRITIRAGDHGAGQAAKICNNMLLGISMLGTCEAVALAEKLGLDPERFFEIASKSSGQCWSVTSYYPWPGPVPTAPSNRDYQGGFATAMMLKDLKLAQDAAAKCGASTPLGAQAEALYALFDGIGHGGRDFSAMLQMLRGKLDELSPA, translated from the coding sequence ATGACCAAGATCGCCTTCATCGGCCTGGGCAATATGGGCGGCGGCATGGCCGCGAACCAGGCCAAGGCGGGCCATGCGGTCGCGGCCTTCGATCTGTCGGCGCAGGCGCTGGAGCGGGCGGTGGCGGCCGGTTGCGTCGCGGCCGGATCGGTCGCCGAGGCGGTCAAGAACGCCGAGGTGGTCATCACCATGCTGCCGGCCGGGCCGCACGTGCTGAAGGTCTATTCCGAACAGATCATCGGCGCGGCTCCGTCGACCGCCCTGCTGCTTGACTGTTCGACCATCGATGTTGAAACCGCGCGCAAGGTCGCCGGTCTTGCCAAATCGGCCGGCTACGCCTTTGCCGACGCGCCCGTGTCAGGCGGCACCGCAGCGGCGGATGCGGGCACGCTGGCCTTCATGGTCGGCTGCGATGAGGGCGACTTCGCCCGCGTCGAGGCGGCGCTGGAGCCTATGAGCCGCATCACAATCCGCGCCGGCGATCATGGGGCGGGGCAGGCGGCCAAGATCTGCAACAACATGCTGCTCGGCATATCCATGCTGGGCACCTGCGAGGCCGTCGCCTTGGCCGAAAAACTGGGGCTGGACCCCGAACGGTTCTTCGAGATCGCGTCCAAGTCTTCAGGTCAGTGCTGGAGCGTGACCAGCTACTATCCCTGGCCGGGTCCGGTGCCGACAGCGCCGTCGAACCGCGACTATCAGGGCGGGTTCGCCACGGCCATGATGTTGAAGGACCTCAAGCTGGCCCAGGACGCAGCGGCGAAATGCGGCGCCTCGACGCCGTTGGGCGCACAGGCCGAGGCGCTTTACGCCCTGTTCGATGGAATCGGGCACGGCGGCCGCGATTTCTCCGCCATGTTGCAGATGCTGCGCGGCAAGCTGGATGAACTTAGCCCGGCATAG
- a CDS encoding LacI family DNA-binding transcriptional regulator, protein MAAPSAASARQEGQPFAKAATMRDVAERANVSVASVSRVLNGLGVTSDATRQRVLDAVEDLRYVPHFGARSLSTSKNDTIGVILPDLFGEFFSELIRGMDLAARAHGKHLIVSSSHDGAEDTLAAVRSMRGRVDGMIVLSPHLGAANLSSEFAGRMPVLLMNGGAAEPGRASIMIDNHGGAVGAVQHLRSTGRKRIAHIRGAAGNIEADTRAAGYAAALDGHDPIIVEGDFSQASGHRAATQLLSMPERPDAVFAANDMMAVGALLAFQEAGVRCPEDIAVVGFDDVPIAALMRPALTTMRVNIAEIGRRGVERLIGLVQAGATADATDTACEIVRPILVERQSTAAASSARFNKG, encoded by the coding sequence ATGGCCGCGCCTAGCGCTGCGTCTGCACGGCAGGAGGGCCAGCCCTTCGCCAAGGCCGCCACCATGCGCGACGTGGCCGAACGCGCCAATGTGTCGGTTGCTTCTGTCTCTCGTGTGTTGAACGGCTTGGGCGTGACCTCGGACGCGACGCGCCAGCGCGTGCTCGATGCGGTCGAGGACCTTCGCTACGTCCCGCACTTCGGCGCCCGCAGCCTGTCGACCAGCAAGAACGACACGATCGGCGTCATCCTGCCCGACCTGTTCGGCGAGTTCTTCTCCGAGCTGATCCGGGGCATGGACCTGGCCGCCCGCGCTCACGGCAAGCATCTAATCGTCTCTAGTTCGCATGACGGCGCGGAAGACACCCTGGCTGCCGTGCGTTCGATGCGCGGGCGCGTGGACGGCATGATCGTGCTGTCGCCTCATCTGGGCGCGGCGAACCTGTCGTCAGAGTTCGCCGGTCGGATGCCGGTCCTTCTGATGAACGGCGGCGCGGCCGAGCCGGGGAGGGCGTCCATCATGATCGACAACCACGGCGGCGCCGTCGGCGCGGTCCAGCATCTGCGGTCCACTGGCCGCAAGCGCATCGCCCACATTCGCGGCGCCGCCGGCAACATCGAGGCGGACACGCGCGCGGCCGGATATGCGGCGGCGCTGGATGGTCATGACCCGATCATCGTCGAGGGCGACTTTTCTCAGGCCTCTGGCCACCGCGCCGCGACCCAGCTTCTGTCCATGCCTGAGCGGCCCGACGCCGTCTTCGCCGCCAATGACATGATGGCCGTCGGCGCCCTGCTGGCCTTCCAGGAGGCGGGCGTGCGCTGCCCCGAAGACATCGCCGTCGTCGGCTTCGACGATGTGCCCATCGCCGCCCTGATGCGGCCCGCGCTGACCACGATGCGCGTCAACATCGCGGAAATCGGCCGAAGGGGCGTCGAACGCCTGATCGGCCTGGTCCAGGCCGGCGCGACCGCCGACGCCACGGACACCGCTTGCGAAATCGTTCGGCCGATCCTGGTCGAACGCCAGTCCACCGCGGCGGCCTCGTCCGCCAGGTTCAACAAAGGGTAG
- a CDS encoding TonB-dependent receptor has protein sequence MTQFNTRKAALAAASALAISMAVVGGAQAQNATTTLRGAVYDGQTVETGATVVATEVSTGYATRARVGADGRYVLSGLRPGTYRVQVTSADGQTAEETVTLSLGQVGTLNLDVAGATTTAATDGATELGDIVVTGRRVFEVRTPEVATNVTQQQINNLPQISRNFLNFAALAPGLRVTEDDTERTISAGGQTAQAINVFIDGQNRKSLINDGGVAGQDDSRGTPFPQGAVQEFRVISQNFKAEYEQAGSAIITAVTRSGTNEFHGDIFAYYQDPDWIAQDEISERRGSEKAPLKRLQYGASLGGPIIQDRLHFFGAYERKDEDRISQSFLNRTEYNDFFAADLGTTSTPYEQDIFFGKLSWQINERQRLELSAEYKTEEDIRGASGQNSPSRAARNNGENKAFNLRHQYQGDRFLNEFAIDYLEATYEQSIINGGDYGRRYVIFRDDSANTPGFQYNINNREATVFTAGGRADSQLLRQKSTTVRNDLTIPDLAWMGTHTIKMGAKYSMQNYFVQKDFGRNPTFTYDIQARPEINGSRTIPVAVDLGVAVPPADADNNVIGLYIQDDWQITDKLEINLGIRWDYEDNAVNNDYRTPDSIRNMLAAIQDLPNYDFPSYFNPADLKPTTVDLRS, from the coding sequence ATGACCCAGTTCAACACGCGTAAGGCCGCCTTGGCGGCCGCGTCGGCGCTTGCCATTAGCATGGCGGTCGTCGGCGGGGCGCAGGCGCAGAACGCAACGACGACGTTGCGCGGCGCGGTATATGACGGCCAGACCGTCGAGACGGGCGCGACGGTCGTCGCGACCGAAGTCTCCACCGGATATGCGACGCGCGCGCGCGTCGGCGCCGACGGTCGCTATGTTCTGTCCGGCCTGCGCCCTGGCACCTATCGCGTGCAAGTCACCAGCGCGGACGGCCAGACGGCGGAAGAAACCGTGACCCTGTCGCTGGGTCAGGTCGGCACGTTGAACCTGGATGTCGCCGGAGCGACGACGACGGCCGCCACTGACGGCGCGACCGAGCTGGGCGACATCGTCGTCACCGGCCGAAGGGTCTTCGAGGTGCGTACGCCCGAAGTCGCCACCAACGTGACCCAGCAGCAGATCAACAACCTGCCGCAGATCAGCCGCAACTTCCTGAACTTCGCCGCCTTGGCGCCGGGTCTTCGCGTGACCGAGGACGACACCGAGCGGACGATCTCGGCCGGCGGTCAGACCGCCCAGGCGATCAACGTCTTCATCGACGGCCAGAACCGCAAGTCGCTGATCAACGACGGTGGTGTCGCCGGTCAGGACGACAGTCGCGGCACGCCCTTCCCGCAGGGCGCCGTCCAAGAGTTCCGCGTCATCAGCCAGAACTTCAAGGCCGAGTACGAACAAGCCGGTTCGGCCATCATCACCGCCGTGACGCGCTCGGGCACGAACGAGTTCCATGGCGATATCTTCGCCTATTACCAAGACCCTGACTGGATCGCCCAGGACGAGATTTCGGAACGCCGTGGATCCGAGAAGGCGCCGCTGAAGCGGCTCCAATACGGCGCCAGCCTGGGTGGCCCGATCATCCAGGACCGTCTGCACTTCTTCGGCGCCTATGAGCGCAAAGATGAGGACCGAATTTCGCAGTCCTTCCTGAACCGCACGGAATATAACGACTTCTTCGCGGCGGACCTTGGCACGACCTCGACCCCGTACGAGCAGGACATCTTCTTTGGAAAGCTGTCATGGCAGATCAATGAACGCCAACGTCTTGAGCTTAGTGCGGAATATAAGACGGAAGAGGACATCCGTGGAGCTAGTGGGCAAAACTCTCCCAGCAGGGCCGCCCGAAACAACGGTGAGAATAAAGCTTTCAACCTGCGTCACCAGTACCAAGGCGATCGCTTCCTGAACGAGTTCGCGATCGACTACTTGGAAGCGACTTATGAACAGTCCATTATCAATGGTGGTGACTACGGTCGTCGGTACGTCATATTCCGTGACGACAGCGCGAACACACCTGGTTTTCAGTACAATATAAACAATCGCGAGGCGACTGTATTTACTGCTGGCGGTCGGGCTGACTCGCAGCTTCTGCGGCAGAAAAGCACGACGGTTCGTAACGACCTAACTATCCCAGATTTGGCTTGGATGGGTACACACACCATTAAAATGGGTGCAAAGTATTCCATGCAGAACTATTTCGTCCAAAAAGATTTCGGTCGAAATCCTACTTTCACCTACGACATACAGGCTCGCCCCGAAATCAATGGGAGCCGTACTATACCTGTTGCTGTTGATCTGGGGGTTGCTGTGCCTCCCGCTGATGCAGATAACAATGTCATCGGTCTGTATATCCAGGATGATTGGCAGATCACCGACAAGCTGGAAATCAACCTCGGCATTCGCTGGGACTACGAGGACAACGCGGTAAACAACGACTACCGTACGCCAGACTCGATCCGGAACATGCTGGCCGCAATCCAGGACCTTCCGAACTACGACTTCCCATCTTACTTCAATCCGGCGGACTTAAAACCCACTACCGTAGATTTACGTAGCTAA
- a CDS encoding asparagine synthase-related protein encodes MLKRKNGQPTDLVFGLVQRELLNAILRDPSGAVEAVTWRKDGVSVIAPNAPPALDCLMPDDFAIDWGSMKDLLGRGGAYRHELALSGFTPVASGALLNISPSSVRSRQIWCPSEVYRTARERGRADFREVVDRTVQALAGERNWVVEVSGGLDSAIVAGALTDHQRARVTQWVNYFVDDPEGDERGFARPVVERHGYRLTEVKREGLTLSATRLAKTANSFRPPVNDLDTDYNEDIATRVESSGAWGSLTGQGGDVVFFQMPTFLIAFDEVRERGLRARAEVLHAAARWTGQSLWPKTWLKARRAHHMLMRERKHPWLDDLKGVPPAKAMQILGLVNGQAYQGSAVRSRHGPCVNPLLSQPVMEAGLAWSSVNLTWGGRDRYAARVAYADAIPPSIFDRRSKGELGAFYGEAVARNLGFLRTYLLEGELAGAGLLPQGLAEDMTREALVWRGGFSRLVTLALTEAWLRRWQARIAASRI; translated from the coding sequence GTGCTGAAACGCAAGAATGGTCAGCCCACCGATCTCGTCTTCGGGCTGGTGCAACGCGAGCTTCTCAACGCGATCCTGCGGGATCCGTCCGGGGCCGTCGAGGCGGTGACCTGGCGAAAGGACGGGGTCAGCGTCATCGCGCCAAACGCTCCGCCCGCCTTGGATTGCCTCATGCCCGATGACTTCGCCATCGACTGGGGCTCGATGAAAGATCTTCTGGGAAGGGGCGGCGCTTACCGCCACGAGCTGGCTTTGTCGGGGTTCACGCCCGTGGCGTCCGGCGCGCTCCTCAACATCAGTCCGAGCAGTGTCCGGTCCCGACAGATCTGGTGTCCGTCCGAGGTGTACAGGACAGCGCGTGAGCGCGGCCGCGCCGACTTTCGTGAGGTTGTCGATCGAACGGTGCAAGCTCTGGCGGGGGAGCGCAACTGGGTCGTGGAAGTCAGCGGTGGGCTGGACTCCGCGATCGTGGCAGGCGCTCTCACTGACCACCAGCGGGCCCGGGTCACGCAATGGGTCAACTATTTCGTTGACGATCCGGAGGGCGACGAGCGCGGGTTCGCGCGCCCTGTGGTCGAGCGACACGGCTACCGCCTCACGGAAGTGAAACGGGAAGGATTGACGCTTTCGGCAACGCGTCTCGCGAAGACAGCCAATAGTTTCCGGCCCCCGGTCAACGACCTCGACACGGACTACAACGAAGACATTGCGACCAGGGTGGAGAGTTCGGGCGCCTGGGGCTCTTTAACGGGGCAGGGCGGTGACGTGGTTTTCTTCCAGATGCCCACCTTCCTGATTGCGTTCGACGAAGTGCGTGAGAGGGGTCTGCGAGCGCGGGCCGAAGTTCTCCACGCTGCGGCGCGCTGGACGGGTCAGTCGCTGTGGCCCAAGACCTGGCTCAAGGCCCGTCGAGCCCATCACATGCTGATGCGTGAACGAAAACATCCTTGGCTTGATGATCTCAAGGGCGTGCCGCCTGCAAAGGCAATGCAGATACTGGGGCTGGTCAATGGCCAAGCCTATCAGGGGAGCGCCGTGCGCAGCCGCCACGGACCATGCGTCAATCCGCTCCTGAGCCAACCGGTCATGGAGGCCGGTCTGGCCTGGTCCTCGGTCAATCTCACGTGGGGTGGGCGAGACCGTTATGCGGCGCGCGTCGCCTATGCGGACGCCATTCCGCCTTCCATTTTTGACCGACGTTCAAAAGGGGAGCTGGGGGCCTTCTACGGTGAGGCCGTAGCCCGGAACCTAGGCTTCCTCCGCACATACCTGCTCGAAGGCGAGCTGGCCGGAGCGGGACTTCTGCCACAGGGCCTCGCGGAGGATATGACGCGCGAGGCCCTGGTCTGGCGAGGCGGGTTCTCCCGGTTGGTCACCCTGGCGTTGACGGAGGCATGGCTGCGGCGATGGCAGGCTCGGATCGCGGCGTCTCGGATTTGA